The genomic interval TTTTACTCATTGTTTAAGATACCGTTACGCAAACTGCGTAACATTAGTTAGTAAAAGACCCTCGAAAGATAAAGTCCGCACGCTGGAATCAGTGTTGTGGACACTTTCATTTTACGATCGCGTTGTGCGATAAGATCATTGTACTCAAGCACGCCATCGCACGCTTTGAGTAAACTTCCGCACATCATCCGTATCTGAGAGCGCAAAAAAGCATCGCCTAAAAAGTAGATAACAATCAGATGTTTGTAGCGATACGCTCCTGCTTTAAAGATGGTGCGCTCATCTTTGGTCTTTCCCCCACCCAATTTTTTAAAATACTCAAAGTTATGAAATCCGACAAAAACCTGTGCATATTCGTTCAATTTTATAACATCAAGTGGCTTTACATGTAACGCATAATGGGATAAAAACGGCTGATACGCTCCATCGTAAAGCACATAGCGGTAGAGCCTCTTTTTCGCATCAAAACGTGCATGAAACGAGTCATCAACAGGCGTCATGCGCTGAATGAAAATATGCGGCGCTAAAAAAACATTAAGCTGGGCTTGAAGTTTTGCAAGGTCACTCCAAAAGGGTGGAAGGTCTACATGTAAAACTTGATGGGTTGCATGCACACCCGTATCGGTGCGTCCACTGCCCACAACGGTGGTCTCAATGTTGATATGACGCAAAGCCCTTGTAAGCGCACCAGCGACACTTTGGCAGGTTTTGGTTTCATTTTTTTGAATTTGGAAGCCAATGAAAGCGCTTCCATCGTAACTTAGAGTGATTTTAACGCGCATGCGTATTTAGAACATAGCGCGAATGCGTTTTTGGTAAATTTTATAGGCACTCAAAAACATAATCAAAAATACAACAAGGGGTGCGCTTTGTGGATGCCATGTGGATAAAAGCGTTGCAAGGACAAGGTAAAATGAGATTACTACGAACATCTCAACATAGATGCCGCCTTTATTGTAGCGGTAGGTGACAATCCCAATACTTAGTGCTGCCAATGTTGTGGCAAGTGGGAAAAGGGAGATGAGCAGTAAAAAAGAGAGGTCGTAAGCGCGTTTATGATCGGTAAAAACACCGTTCCAATACTCAATAATACTCTGTAATTTTCCCACAATCGTTTTAGGCTGAGAGTTGATGTGCATGCGTTCAAAGTCAACTTGCTGAATGCCCTCTTTGGTAAATTCAAAAATTTTGCCTTGATCAAGATTGAGCCTGAGAACACCTTTTTCATTGTCGATGATCGCATTGGTTGCCACAATGAGTTTTTCATCCTCTTTTTGTGTGGCAGCTTGATAGAGCGTTACGCCTTTGTAGCGTCTGTCATTATCGCTATGCTCTATGTAGACGAGCCAATCGGAGAATCGTTGACCAAACTCATTGGCTTTGATGTTAAATTTGGCTTCAGCTTTTTTGTACTCTATAAAGTTTGAGTTGAGTTGTTTTGAGATCGGAATAAGCAATAAAACATCTAAAATCAAGATAAAAGAGAGCAGGGCGGAGAGTCCTAAAAAGAGCTGTGCGATTTTCTTAGGATTGTATCCGAGTGTGAAAAGTACAATGGTTTCGTTCTCTTTGGAGAGGTTAAAGAGTGTGATACACAAAGCCACAAAAAAGGTAATGGGCAGGGTATAAACAAGCGTTTTGGGCAGAAGATAGATGTAGAGCGTTCCTAATTCCCAAAAGTTCATCTTAATAATAGCGGTCAGTGCCGTTATCTTAATAAAAAATACCACGGATGTGATAAAAAAGAGAATAAAAAAGAGCGAACTAAAGAGCTCACTGAAATGTTTTAAAAGATAACGACTGACTCTATTCATACATAAATTCCATTACATGTAAAATTGGTAGATCAAAAAACCACGTGAGCAAAAGCCCTAAGGCGAGAAACGGGATAAAGGGAAGTTCATACCCCTTTTTGCGTACGATCATAAACGCAACCAACGCAATCAGCGCGCTGATATAAATCGCTACAAGCCCCAGTTTGATGCCAAGTACCGCACCGATAATACCCGCAATAATAATATCTGCTTCGCCCATCACCTCTTTTTTAGCCAGCGCTGAGATACCAAAGCGTAAAAACGTAAACGCTCCCATCAGTAAAAGCCCGTTTTGAAGCGATTGTAGAGGCTCTTGCGTGCAAAAAGCGAGGATGAGTGCGGGTAAACTGAGCGCATCTGGAACAGCTTTATACCGCAAATCAATCATGCTCAGAGCAAGCAAAAGCGCAAAGATTGTGCCTATCAAAAGCGCTTGTGTAAGACTCTGCAAACGCAAAAAACAAAGACCATAAAGCAGAGCAGAACCGAGCTCAACAAGTGGGTATTGCACCGAAATGCGATCGTTGCAAAACGCGCATTTCCCTCTTAGAAAGAGCCATGAAAAAAGAGGAATATTATGGTGCCATCTCAAAGGATGCAGGCATGTCGGACAGTGCGATGCGGGTAGATTGATGCTTTGATGACGAGGCATGCGCACAATCGCAACGTTTAAAAACGATCCTATGCACAGACCAAAAAGCAGGATGAAAACAGCTTCAAACACCATCGCCTAACCCTTCACATCTAATGCCACATCGCCCAGATCAAAAAGAGGTTTGAGCTCTTTTTGCAGGCTAAGGTGTGTAATCATACCCAATTTAGGGCTCTCTTTTTGTAAATAGTACACACTTTTCTCATACATCGCCGCAATTTCAACGCTTGAATCTTGA from Sulfurospirillum multivorans DSM 12446 carries:
- the truA gene encoding tRNA pseudouridine(38-40) synthase TruA; the encoded protein is MRVKITLSYDGSAFIGFQIQKNETKTCQSVAGALTRALRHINIETTVVGSGRTDTGVHATHQVLHVDLPPFWSDLAKLQAQLNVFLAPHIFIQRMTPVDDSFHARFDAKKRLYRYVLYDGAYQPFLSHYALHVKPLDVIKLNEYAQVFVGFHNFEYFKKLGGGKTKDERTIFKAGAYRYKHLIVIYFLGDAFLRSQIRMMCGSLLKACDGVLEYNDLIAQRDRKMKVSTTLIPACGLYLSRVFY
- a CDS encoding LptF/LptG family permease yields the protein MNRVSRYLLKHFSELFSSLFFILFFITSVVFFIKITALTAIIKMNFWELGTLYIYLLPKTLVYTLPITFFVALCITLFNLSKENETIVLFTLGYNPKKIAQLFLGLSALLSFILILDVLLLIPISKQLNSNFIEYKKAEAKFNIKANEFGQRFSDWLVYIEHSDNDRRYKGVTLYQAATQKEDEKLIVATNAIIDNEKGVLRLNLDQGKIFEFTKEGIQQVDFERMHINSQPKTIVGKLQSIIEYWNGVFTDHKRAYDLSFLLLISLFPLATTLAALSIGIVTYRYNKGGIYVEMFVVISFYLVLATLLSTWHPQSAPLVVFLIMFLSAYKIYQKRIRAMF
- a CDS encoding prepilin peptidase, which gives rise to MVFEAVFILLFGLCIGSFLNVAIVRMPRHQSINLPASHCPTCLHPLRWHHNIPLFSWLFLRGKCAFCNDRISVQYPLVELGSALLYGLCFLRLQSLTQALLIGTIFALLLALSMIDLRYKAVPDALSLPALILAFCTQEPLQSLQNGLLLMGAFTFLRFGISALAKKEVMGEADIIIAGIIGAVLGIKLGLVAIYISALIALVAFMIVRKKGYELPFIPFLALGLLLTWFFDLPILHVMEFMYE